The Cohnella abietis genome has a segment encoding these proteins:
- a CDS encoding glycosyl hydrolase family 18 protein codes for MSTKQDSKTLIIAITSVTILLIIGGFLFFSLKYDDSNEPKETELIQQAPQMSAWIADWVWESGLEDLKKIADRLDSLQVFAAYFDEKDGLYFTKDLHRALPDILKVAKENSLNSLYLTLVNDIMYAEGTEVQKDSALITRLMATEESREEHIKDILFAMNTYGFNGVDIDYEKINDSDWENVCAFYLELYERLKPLGKKMRIVLEPRAPIERLILPEGPSYIMMAYNLFGNHSGPGPKADHEFIEKLAKRMEKLPGNPVIAFSAGGFDWSSDNGKVTSLTEKQAEKLLLDTKATSKRDPKSGGVYFEYRDKDNIEHTVWYADKETFSQWIRTASKAGIHNIALWRLGGLGKATLDSL; via the coding sequence ATGTCCACTAAACAAGATTCCAAAACACTAATAATTGCTATTACATCAGTTACTATATTATTGATCATAGGAGGATTTCTTTTTTTTTCCTTGAAGTACGATGACTCTAATGAACCTAAGGAAACGGAATTAATACAGCAAGCTCCGCAAATGTCAGCTTGGATAGCGGATTGGGTGTGGGAGTCCGGCCTGGAGGATCTCAAGAAGATTGCTGATCGTTTGGACAGCCTGCAGGTGTTCGCTGCTTATTTTGATGAGAAGGATGGTCTTTATTTTACGAAGGATCTTCATAGAGCTCTCCCAGATATACTAAAGGTAGCTAAGGAAAATAGTCTTAATAGTTTATACCTGACCCTAGTTAATGACATTATGTATGCAGAGGGGACGGAGGTGCAGAAGGATTCTGCACTTATAACAAGACTAATGGCTACAGAAGAAAGCCGAGAAGAGCATATTAAAGACATATTGTTTGCCATGAATACTTATGGCTTTAATGGTGTAGATATCGACTATGAGAAAATTAACGATAGCGATTGGGAAAATGTATGTGCGTTTTATTTAGAGCTGTATGAAAGACTTAAGCCGTTGGGGAAAAAAATGAGAATTGTGCTTGAGCCTCGTGCACCTATTGAGAGGTTGATCCTCCCTGAAGGGCCATCTTACATCATGATGGCTTATAATCTCTTTGGCAATCATAGCGGTCCGGGCCCTAAAGCGGATCACGAGTTTATTGAGAAGCTGGCTAAGAGAATGGAAAAATTGCCGGGGAACCCGGTTATTGCCTTTTCCGCTGGGGGCTTTGATTGGTCATCAGATAATGGTAAGGTCACCTCATTGACGGAAAAGCAAGCCGAGAAGCTGTTATTGGATACAAAGGCAACTTCTAAGCGTGACCCGAAGAGTGGTGGCGTCTATTTTGAATATAGGGATAAAGATAACATCGAGCACACAGTTTGGTATGCCGACAAGGAAACCTTCTCTCAATGGATTAGAACTGCAAGTAAAGCAGGTATACATAATATTGCGCTATGGAGGCTCGGTGGTTTGGGGAAGGCAACGCTGGACAGCTTATAA